From the Candidatus Zixiibacteriota bacterium genome, one window contains:
- a CDS encoding RNA-binding protein, with protein MNIYVGNLSRQTTEAELRQAFEKYGEVTKVNIIIDRMTNEPKGFGFVEFASKEHGQAALNGLNGTELGGRTLTVNEARPKTDGGGGRRSGGGGGYNRSW; from the coding sequence ATGAATATCTATGTCGGCAACCTGTCGCGCCAGACCACCGAAGCAGAGCTTCGGCAGGCGTTCGAGAAGTACGGAGAGGTTACCAAGGTCAACATCATCATCGACCGGATGACAAACGAGCCCAAAGGGTTCGGCTTTGTCGAGTTCGCGTCCAAAGAGCACGGCCAGGCCGCGCTCAATGGGCTGAACGGCACCGAGCTTGGTGGTCGCACGTTGACTGTCAATGAAGCCCGTCCGAAGACAGATGGCGGCGGCGGTCGTCGCTCCGGCGGCGGCGGCGGTTACAACCGCTCCTGGTAA